GCGTGGTCATCACCTGGAAGTGCAGGTGCGGCGTGGTCGAGTTGCCGCTGTTGCCGATCAGGCCGAGGACCCGGCCGGGTTCGACGTGGTCGCCTTCCCGGACCCTGAGCGAGCCGGGCTTCAGGTGGGCGTAGAGCAGGTAGCGGCCGGGCGCCACCTCCACGGTGACGTGGTTGCCGACGGTCTCGTCGATCGGCGGGACCGGCGGGGTGACGGGCGGCGTGTTGTCCGGGATCCCGTCCTGGACCTCCACCACCCTGCCGCCGGCCGCGGCGACGACAGGCTGCCGGTAGCTCAGGTAGCTGGTGAGCCGCGCGGGGTCGCCTTCCCAGGTCTGCCCCCGCTCGCCGACCTTGTACCAGTCGATCGCGAAGCGCTGCGGTACGTAGAAGCGGCCGTTGATCGGGCCGAGGCCGCGGCGGTGGTGGGTGTTGCCGCAGCACGACTCGCTGGAGTACCAGGTGCCGGGGCGGACCGGCGCGTCCAGGTCCAGCGGAACGGTGCGGTCGGTCGGGGTGATCTGGACCGTCTCCTCGAACGGGGAGGAGCCGGAGGCGGTGAGGACGGCGCCCGAGAGGCGGTGTTCGAGGACCTTGGGCACCCGCTGACCTCGGTCGAGGGCCAGGTCGAGCCAGACCACCCACTGCTGGGAGCCCGGGATCACGGTCG
This sequence is a window from Streptomyces sp. NBC_00691. Protein-coding genes within it:
- a CDS encoding M23 family metallopeptidase, with translation MAERHPRNRTARSPLRRGLAAAVLAVGMLTAATAPGYGTGAATPAPGPQFTPLTATVMTEPAPFRATDGKTHLSYELLTTNALPSSARVRLDRVEVRDARTHRVVGSLSGQALADAANPVGDPLPGADGYTPAPPGPTPTVIPGSQQWVVWLDLALDRGQRVPKVLEHRLSGAVLTASGSSPFEETVQITPTDRTVPLDLDAPVRPGTWYSSESCCGNTHHRRGLGPINGRFYVPQRFAIDWYKVGERGQTWEGDPARLTSYLSYRQPVVAAAGGRVVEVQDGIPDNTPPVTPPVPPIDETVGNHVTVEVAPGRYLLYAHLKPGSLRVREGDHVEPGRVLGLIGNSGNSTTPHLHFQVMTTPEFFPTDSPPFTFRRFRVVGHVEPRIWDDNLGLQPTGVLPITPSPYDGPHRARYPLDREVLEF